The genomic region ATCACCGGCGACCACTCCACCCCGGCCCGGCTGAAGGGACACAGCTGGCACCCCAATCCATTCCTGCTTTGTTCTCCCTATGTCCGGACCGAGGGTTTCACCGCTTTCAGCGAGCAGAACTGCGCCAGGGGCAGCCTGGGCTGTTTCCCGTCGGCCGCGGCCATGCCGCTGATGCTGGCCAATGCGCTGAAGCTGGATAAGTTCGGGGCGTAATTCTTATTCGCCACAGAGACACCCTTCGATAAACACTTCGTCCGGGCTCAGTGCAACGCTCAGGGTAAACATCGACACAGAGAATGGTAATTTAAAACTCTTCGAAAGATAATACCATGGCCAAACCAATCATCATCCACGCCACCACCCTTTATGACGGCCTGCACAAGCGCAACAACGTCTACATTGCGGTGGAAGGCGACAAGGTCACAGAACTCTCCACTAAAAAATCCAAGGCCGACGCCGAGGGCATAGTGACCCCGGCCTTCATCGATGCCCACTCGCACATCGGCATGCACCGGGCCGGCGAGCCCGGCGACGAGGGCGAATCCAACGACATCCTGGACCAGTTCCTGGCCAACAACGATCCGCTGGACAGCGTCTACTTTGACGACCCGGCCTTCGCCGAGGCGGTGGACTTTGGGGTGCTCTACAGCTGCATCGTGCCGGGATCGGGCAACCTGGTGGGCGGTCGGGCCATGATCATCAAGAACTTCGCCGCCAACCGGGGCCAGGCCCTGCTCAAGGAATACGGATTCAAGATGGCCCTGGGCTATAACCCCCGCTCCACCGGCGACTGGAAAGGACTCCGTCCCAACACCCGGATGGGCATCTACAGCATGCTGGAGAAGAAGTTCGACCTGGTGCTGGCCAAGAAGCAGAAGGCCGACCTGGCCCGCCAGCGCAAGCTGAAGGATCTGGACCAGAAGGTGCGGGACAAGGACAGCAAACTAAGCGCCCGGGAAATCGAGGATCAGAAGCAGATGACGGAGCAGGAATACGTGCTGGAGTTTGACACCGAGGAGAAGGCCCTGCTGGAGCTGCTGCTGGACAAGAAGACCGCCAAGGTTCACGTCCACAAAGAGGACGACGTGCTGTACCTGATAGAACTGGTGAAAAAATACAAGCTGACGGTCACCGCCGACCATCTGGGCGACGTCCACCACAAGGAGATATTTGACCAGCTGGCGGACAACAACATACCCATCGTCTACGGGCCGCTGGGCAGCCTGCCCTACAAGGTGGAACTGCGCAACGAGCATTACCGCAATGCCGAACTGCTGATGAGGTCCAAGGCCTTTTACGGCCTGATGACCGACCACCCGGTGATCATGACCCCGGCCCTGCGCGACAGCCTGAAATATTTCCTGATCCAGGGGATGAAGGAGGAGGAGGCCGTCGGGATGATCACATTGAAGAACGCCAAGATCCTGGGCATAGACGACAAACTGGGATCCATCGAGCCCGGTAAGCTGGCCAGCCTGGTGGTCTGGGACAAGGATCCTTTGCACCTGGGGGCCTTCCCGCGGCTGGTGATGGCCGAGGGTAAGGTCATCAGGAAACAGAAGTAGGCACTATCCGCAGATTACGCAGATCAACGCAGATTATTTATTCATATTTCTATGACAAAAATCCTCGTCATCTACGACACCTACACCGGCAACACCGGGAAGCTGGCCCAGGCCGTGGCCGATGGCGCCAGGCAGGTGAAAGGAACAGCGGTCACGGTCAAGAAAGCGGACCAGGTCAAGTTAACTGACATGCTGGCCGCCGACGGGATCATCATCGGCTCGCCCGCCTACTATGGGCTGATGACGGCCAAGCTGAAAAGACTGCTGGACAGCACCTTCAAGATCCACGGCAAGCTGGAGGGCAAGGCCGGGGCGGCCTTCACCACCGCCGGCGGTAACGCCACCGGGGCCGAGACCACATTGCTCTCCATCCTCACCGCCATGCTGATCCACGGGATGGTGGTACAGGGCCGGGCCAGCGAGAAGCACTTCGGGGCGGCCTGCGTAGGCAAGCCGGATGCCAAGGCGATAAAGTTTGGAATGGAACAGGGCAAGCGCACGGCGGTGTTGGCCGGGAAACTGAAAAACAAAACCTGAACCCGTTGACATCAGATAAATAGGGATGGAATGGCAAACAAAAGGGAAATCTACCAAGAGCTTTGCCGGAACCTTAACAATTTGCGCTTTGAAAAACTTTGCCGTCAAGCGGGAAAGTTTGGCTTTATGTTCAAGGGTGGCAAAGGGAGCCATAGGATATACGTCCGGGAAGGAATTCCGGAGATGTTGAACTTCCAGAACGTAAAAGGAAAGGCCAAACCCTATCAGGTGCGGCAATTCCTAAAAGTAATTGAGAAATATCATTTGGAGGAAGAAGATAATGTATAAATACGCCATAGAAATATTTTACAGCCAGGAGGATAAGGGGTACATCGCAGTTGCGCCCGAACTGCCCGGCTGTTCGGGCTACGGCGATACCGAAGAATTGGCGTTAAAGGAGATAATGGCGGCGGTGGGCTTGTGGATTGAAACCGCCAAAAGGGAAGGACGCAAAGTGCCCAAAGCCCGGGGTGCGGAGCTTCTGAGCAAGTTTGTGGCTATGGGGAAAAGCGCTGGCAGCGCACGTTTGGCCTCGATACAGCCGGGCATTAAGTAGTGTAAACGTTTCAAAACCGGCCACTCGGCCAACGGCGGGGCAGGTTGCGGGAAGGTAGGAGTGGTGCAAGTGAAGACAGGCCTGCATGGGCACGCCGGATGCCAGAGCGATAAAGTTCGGAATGGAACTGGGCAAGCGGACGGCGGTGCTGGCGGGGAAGCTGAAAAAGTAAACAAGCCTACGAAAAGAGAGGAAGAATCTTGTTGCAAAGGATATTTCTGCCATACTTTGGGGCTGTGATATTTGCCCTACTGATTGGTGCAGGCTGTAGCAAGGAAAATCCTACGATTTCTACTTATGGCAGCATTACGGGAGTGGTAACTGATTCCATTAGCGGGATTGCTATTTCAGGGGCAGCAGTGTTAACCAACCCAGCAACTAGCAACGTAACAACCAATACTTCTGGTCAATTTACAATAAATGGAGTAAATGCTGGCACCTATACGATAACAACAAGCAAAATACATTATAATAGAAAAAGTACTGAAGTTTCTGTTACGGCCAGTAATACAACAAACGCGTATATTGCACTTTCACTTGTTACTGTAAATATAGAATGGATCACAATTCCTGCTGGCAACTTTACCATGGGCAGTACAACCAATGACCTTAATTACAATTATGATGAATTGCCACAGCATACGGTTTACTTAGATGATTACCAAATAAGCAAATACGAAGTAACAAACGCCCAGTATCAAGCATTTATGGATGACGGTGGTTATAGCAATAGTACCTATTGGACTACAGACGGTTGGACTTGGCGCACAAATTCCAACACGACAGAACCCGATTTTTGGACCAGCGGTAATTATAACAGCGGGCTTGCCTTTCCCAATTACCCAGTAGTAGGTGTAAATTGGTACGAGGCCTATGCCTATTGTAAATGGGCTGGCGGAAGCCTGTCCACAGAGGCCCAATGGGAAAAAGCGGCCCGGGGTACCGATGCTCGTTATTATCCTTGGGGCTCTACCTGGGATGGTCTAAAATGCAACAGCAATGATAATGTCTTACCGGATACATTTACCTACAGTTCACAGGTTGGTTACTTTAGCACAGGACAAAGTCCCTATGGAGTTTTTGATATGGCCGGTAACATATGGGAATGGGTCAATGACTGGTACCAAAGTGATTATTACGGCATAAGTCCAACCAGCAACCCCACTGGGCCGACGTCAGGGAGCACCGGTCACGTGCTACGTGGCGGTAGCTTCTATGGCACAAGCACCAACTGTCGTTCTGCCGCTCGTATGTACGAATACAATACATACCTTGGAGACAAAATTGTCGGTTTTCGAGTCGTGAAGTAGAAAAGCTTTAGTGTTTGGTTTACATTGTACATATTTTGTTTTCACTCCTTTTGAGGTAATTTATAAATTGGCATTATTAAGGGGGTGATAATTTGCAGACAATACACAAAATTCTAATAATAAAAATATGACCAACAAACGCGTCATCATCAGCGTCTTCGACAAGACCGGCATCGCCGATTTCGCCAAGAAACTTTCCACCGCCGGGTACCAGATCGTCTCCAGCGGCGGCACTGCCAAGTACCTCCGTGAACAGGGCCTGACCGTCACCGACGTCTCCGACGTCACCAAATTCCCCGAGATGCTGGACGGCCGGGTAAAAACCTTGCACCCCCGGATCCACGCCGGTATCCTGGCCCGCCGGGATGTTCCGGAACACATGGCCAAGCTTAAGGAGCACGACATCCTACCGGTGGACATCGTGGCGGTCAACCTCTATCCCTTTGAGGCCACCGTGGCCAGGCCCGGCGTCACCGACGAGGAGGCCATCGAGAACATCGACATCGGCGGACCCTCGCTGATCAGGGCCGCGGCCAAGAATCACCAGGACGTGGCGGTGGTCACTTCTCCGGACCAGTACCAGGCCGTCATCTCGGAACTGGGATCTTCGGGACAGGTCTCTTACAAGACCAAACGGGAGCTGGCCCAAAAGGCCTTTGCCCTGACCGCGGGCTATGATGCGGCCATCAACCAGTATTTTATAAGAGTCCAAGCGGGGGCAATTCG from bacterium harbors:
- a CDS encoding amidohydrolase family protein, producing the protein MAKPIIIHATTLYDGLHKRNNVYIAVEGDKVTELSTKKSKADAEGIVTPAFIDAHSHIGMHRAGEPGDEGESNDILDQFLANNDPLDSVYFDDPAFAEAVDFGVLYSCIVPGSGNLVGGRAMIIKNFAANRGQALLKEYGFKMALGYNPRSTGDWKGLRPNTRMGIYSMLEKKFDLVLAKKQKADLARQRKLKDLDQKVRDKDSKLSAREIEDQKQMTEQEYVLEFDTEEKALLELLLDKKTAKVHVHKEDDVLYLIELVKKYKLTVTADHLGDVHHKEIFDQLADNNIPIVYGPLGSLPYKVELRNEHYRNAELLMRSKAFYGLMTDHPVIMTPALRDSLKYFLIQGMKEEEAVGMITLKNAKILGIDDKLGSIEPGKLASLVVWDKDPLHLGAFPRLVMAEGKVIRKQK
- a CDS encoding NAD(P)H-dependent oxidoreductase, producing the protein MTKILVIYDTYTGNTGKLAQAVADGARQVKGTAVTVKKADQVKLTDMLAADGIIIGSPAYYGLMTAKLKRLLDSTFKIHGKLEGKAGAAFTTAGGNATGAETTLLSILTAMLIHGMVVQGRASEKHFGAACVGKPDAKAIKFGMEQGKRTAVLAGKLKNKT
- a CDS encoding type II toxin-antitoxin system HicA family toxin yields the protein MANKREIYQELCRNLNNLRFEKLCRQAGKFGFMFKGGKGSHRIYVREGIPEMLNFQNVKGKAKPYQVRQFLKVIEKYHLEEEDNV
- a CDS encoding type II toxin-antitoxin system HicB family antitoxin, whose product is MYKYAIEIFYSQEDKGYIAVAPELPGCSGYGDTEELALKEIMAAVGLWIETAKREGRKVPKARGAELLSKFVAMGKSAGSARLASIQPGIK
- a CDS encoding SUMF1/EgtB/PvdO family nonheme iron enzyme yields the protein MLQRIFLPYFGAVIFALLIGAGCSKENPTISTYGSITGVVTDSISGIAISGAAVLTNPATSNVTTNTSGQFTINGVNAGTYTITTSKIHYNRKSTEVSVTASNTTNAYIALSLVTVNIEWITIPAGNFTMGSTTNDLNYNYDELPQHTVYLDDYQISKYEVTNAQYQAFMDDGGYSNSTYWTTDGWTWRTNSNTTEPDFWTSGNYNSGLAFPNYPVVGVNWYEAYAYCKWAGGSLSTEAQWEKAARGTDARYYPWGSTWDGLKCNSNDNVLPDTFTYSSQVGYFSTGQSPYGVFDMAGNIWEWVNDWYQSDYYGISPTSNPTGPTSGSTGHVLRGGSFYGTSTNCRSAARMYEYNTYLGDKIVGFRVVK